The genome window AGATCAAAAATGTCGTTGCGGGATATGGGAAAGCGGAAGTGCTTCATGGTATAGAGTTGTATGTTGATGCTGGAGAAGTTGTGGCTCTCGTTGGTCCCAACGGAGCAGGAAAGACGACGACGATTCGTTGTGTTACAGGACAGCTTCCAATAAAGCAAGGCTTGGTAACGTATAAGGAAAAAGATATTTCTCAAATACCGGCGTATCAGATTGTAAATTTGGGGATTTGTTGTTCGCCTGAAGGACGAAACGTTTTTGGAAACCTCTCCGTCTATGAAAATCTAAAAATGGGCGGGTATCTCATACATGGAAAGCAACTCTATAAAGAGCAACTAGAGTGGGTATACAGTCTTTTCCCCAAGCTTTGGGAGAGGCGTGACCAGTTGGCGGAATCTCTTAGTGGAGGAGAACAGCAGATGCTGGCTATCGGTCGGGCTATTATGTCAAAACCAAGTCTGCTGCTTCTTGATGAACCCTCATTAGGACTTGCCCCTGTTGTAGTTGATCAGATTTACGAAAAGATAGAGGAAATAAGTCATGAGGGTGCTTCTATTCTGCTTGTTGAGCAAAATGTTCGTCTTGCCCTTGAAATATCTTCTCGTGCCTATGTGATGGAGAGTGGACAGATACGTCTCTGCGGAAAAAGTTCTGAGCTCGAAAAAGATTCGTATATTGAACAGACCTATTTGGGGGTGAAATAGCCAATGAATGTTCTTTACTTTCTTCAACAGCTAATCAATGGTCTTTCATACGGCAGTATCTTGGCGCTTCTTGCCATTGGCTACACCATGATCTACGGTATTTTAGGGCTCATTAACTTCGCCCACGGAGAAATCTTTATGATTGGTGCTTTTTGTTCATATCTCTTGGTGAGCTTTTCGGGAGCCAGTTTCTGGACAGGGCTTCTTGGGGCTGTTGGTGGATCCGTTCTTATAGGTCTTCTCATTGAAAAGTTGGTTTATGATCCGTGCCTTAAAAAGAACCCTGAAGTTTTAACCGTTTTTATCGCTTCCTTTGGAGCCTCATTAGGGTTACGGAATCTTTTTGTCATGATTTTTGGGGATGGACGGAGGGCTTTCCCGACGCCAGAATATCTTGAAGGAATAATTATTACAGAAAGTGGACTCTTTTTAAATGTTAAGGATCTTCTTATCTTGGCAGTAACGCTTATATTGCTGGTTGTCGTTACCCTCTTTATAAAATACTCCCGAATCGGAACCGCTATGCGTGCTGTTGCCTACGATCCTACTGCTGCTCAGCTCGTTGGCGTCAATAGCAAAACTGTAGTATTACTGGCTTTCATTATAGGTTCTGCCCTGGCTGGTATTTCTGCCGTTTCATATGGTATCAGTTTTGGTATCGTTAATCCGAGCATGGGCTATCTTATCGGCCTAAATGGTTTTATAGCGGCAGTTTTAGGAGGAATCGGAAACGTTCCTGGGGCAGCTATCAGCGGATATATCATTGGTTTGGGAGAGATATTGTTTGTTGCCTTTCTTCCTCCTGCCTGGTCGGCTGTTCGTCCTCTTTTTGTGTGGGCATTGCTTTTTATCATCCTTTTTATAAAACCGTCTGGTCTCTTCCGACCAAACGTGAAAATCCAATAGGAGGCAGACGAGATGAATAAGAAAACATATACTCTTATTGGCTCTCTATTGTGTTTGGCTATTTTGCTTTTTCTGGCTAATACTTTTTTACGAGGGTACTATTTGCGTCTTGTTATCCTTTTTGCTATTACATCAATTGTAGCTTTAGGTGTTAACGTGACAAATGGATATACAAATATCTTTTCTCTAGGTTTTGGCGGAACCATGATGGTTGCTGGTTATGCTACGGCATTGATGACTCTTCCTCCAGCCTATAAAAAGGCAGTGCTTCATTTGCCTCTATGGCTTGAGCAACTTCAGGTCGCCTTCCCTTTGGCCTTAGTTATTGCCGGGTTATTGGCTGTTGTTGCAAGTATCATTTTGCTTCTTCCAGCTTTTAGGCTTGAAGGGCAGTACTTTATATTGGCATCTATGGGAATTAATATAGTGATGGGAAACCTGGCGGAGAACCTTAGGGGAATTACCCATGGAGACATGGGGCTTCGCAATATTCCTGCCTATACGAACATATGGTGGGCGTATGGAATTCTACTGCTCGTCATTTATGCTATTCATAGGCTTGTCCATTCTCGATTCGGCCGAGGACTTATAGCGATTTCTAAAGATCAGCAATTAGCAAGTGTTATGGGAGTTCCAGTTGTTAAATACAAAATCATTTCATTTGCGATAGGAAGCTTTATCACAGGTGTAGGAGCTTCTTTATGGGTTCACTTAGTGTTGACCATGAATCCCAAAGCTTTTAGCCTTGTTTATGTTTTCCAGGTTGTAGCAATGCTTGCTATTGGTGGAATCGGTACTCTTTCAGGTCCACTTATTGGCGCAGCCATACTCACCATTGGAACGGAACTTCTAGCCCCTGTGCAGGAAGGTTTCACTTTTTTAGGGTGTACCGTTCCGCCTATTTTCGGCTTCGTGAATGTATTTATGGCTCTTTTGCTTATTGTTATTATGATATTTAAACCTCGTGGTCTTATGAATGGAAGAGAAATTGGCAGCTTTATATGTTTTTCCAAAAAGGAGGGTAACAGTAATGGTAATTCGAATATCAAGGGATAAAGTTGTTTATGCCATGTCGAATGCTAACGAAGCTGTGGCGTCTGTTAAGGCAGGAAGTCAGGTTGTTTTTGAAACAGAAGATTGTTTCAGCCATAAGATTACCCGACCAGATCAAAAGCTTTCAAGTGATTTTGATTATTCTATTGTCAATCCGGCGACAGGCCCTCTTTGGATTGAAGATGCAGAGCCTGGCGATGTTTTAAAAATTCATATTGATAAAATAACTCTTGATAAACAGGGAGTTGTAGAAGTGTTTCCGGGCTGGGGACCTTTAGGTGGCGATGTAGTTGAGAGTCATACAGAAATTGTTCCGGTCTCTGACAGGAAAGGATTTTTTTGCGGCATGGAATTGCCTCTTCGCCCAATGATTGGAGTTATTGGTGTTGCTCCTGAAAAAGAGGAAATTGCCTGTGGAATTCCTGGTGTGCATGGCGGTAATCTTGATACTATTCAAATGACGGAAGGCGCAACTCTGCGCTTGCCTGTCTTTGTTCCAGGGGCTAAATTGGCCTTGGGAGACCTTCATGCCATTATGGCAGATGGAGAAGTCTGTGGCACAGGAGTGGAAATACGAGGAGAAGTGACTTTGAGCATTGATCTGGAAAAAAGAGTTAACCAGGCAACCCCTGTATTAGAAAATGAAGAGGCTTTCTTTATCTTGGCAAGTGGGGAAACTCTGGAAGTAGCTATTCAGAGGGCTCTCAAAGAAGCAGTTCCCTTTATAATGAAGCTTAAAAATTTATCGTGGGCGCAAGCATATATGTATGCCAGTGTAGCCTGTGATCTTTCTATCAGTCAGGTAGTCAATCCTCTCAAAACAGTAAAAGTAAAAATTTGTAAATAAAAAGGCTAATTAGGTCTCACATCGGCTGTTATGTTTTTGTATGCAAATATGGCTGATGTGAGACTTTTTCAGCATATCCATTGCATTGAGAAAAAAACGTATAGAGAATAATGTTTAAAAAAGCAAAAAATGCACATTTTTTACAAAATATTCATAAATATAATATTCTTGACAGCCTATCCCCCTTTACTTATACTGTTCCCGTCACTGAATGTAGAGCTTAGAAAAATGAGTTTTACACAGTCTATTTTTAATACGGGCGATCGATGAGGTTTGTTTTCCATGTAAAGAGGTTTTTGTTGAGAGAGTTCTATGTGTTAAGAGAGAAGTGCCTCTTCAGAAAGTAGTGCCTCTTAAGCAAGTGTTCCCCAGGCTGTGTTCCCAATTAAAGTCGCTTTTGATCGATATTCCCTAAACTGTGAAGGTTTTGCGCCATGTAAAACCGCAGGTTGTCTATGTTCATGCCTTCGTACTTTAAACGAAGAGAGGATAGTGAGGGGGGTGATTGTCGCCTGATATGTGAATAAAATATCTTGTCATTGCTATTTTGTAACAGATCACACGTAGTATGCGTAATTTTTGATTCATATTTCTTTTCAAACATTATCCTATGGGGGTGTTAGTATGCCGGAAGCAGTACTCCGCGCAGCGAATGACTGGGTCGTATGGGCCATAGCCATCGCAATCGTAGTTATAGTTCTTATTCAGTCTCTTCTGTACATACGCCTTTCTTTTAGTACAGCCGAGAGAATCGGTTTTCCAAAAGAAAAATGTGTTCAGGGCCTTCGTGCTGGTGCCATTTCAGCTATTGGTCCTTCTATTGCCGTTTTTATCGTTATGGTTGGTATGATGTCCGTTGTTGGTGGACCTATCACATGGCTTCGTCTTTCCATTATCGGTGCTGCTCCCACAGAGCTCACCGCTGCAACAGTTGGAGCTGAGGCTCTCGGTGTTAAATTCGGTTCTGCAGATTATGATATTCAGGCCCTGGCTACCTCTTGGTGGACCATGACCATTAATGGAACAGGCTGGCTTCTTGTTACAGCCCTGTTTACACATAAGCTCGAAGGCCTTCGAGAAAAAATCGGCGGTGGAGATGCCAAATGGCTTGCCATCGTTTCTGGTGGAGCCATGCTCGGTTGCTTCGGATTCCTCAATTCCAGAAATATCATGGCTGGATTCAAGGGCCTCCAGGCTGGTACTGTTGGTGGCGGCGGCCCTCTTTATGCAGCCATCGGCGGTCTTCTCGGTATGGTCTTAATGCTTTGCCTTGCCAAGAAGCTGACCTGGCTCAGAGAGTAT of Aminobacterium sp. MB27-C1 contains these proteins:
- a CDS encoding branched-chain amino acid ABC transporter permease, with the translated sequence MNVLYFLQQLINGLSYGSILALLAIGYTMIYGILGLINFAHGEIFMIGAFCSYLLVSFSGASFWTGLLGAVGGSVLIGLLIEKLVYDPCLKKNPEVLTVFIASFGASLGLRNLFVMIFGDGRRAFPTPEYLEGIIITESGLFLNVKDLLILAVTLILLVVVTLFIKYSRIGTAMRAVAYDPTAAQLVGVNSKTVVLLAFIIGSALAGISAVSYGISFGIVNPSMGYLIGLNGFIAAVLGGIGNVPGAAISGYIIGLGEILFVAFLPPAWSAVRPLFVWALLFIILFIKPSGLFRPNVKIQ
- a CDS encoding acetamidase/formamidase family protein, producing the protein MVIRISRDKVVYAMSNANEAVASVKAGSQVVFETEDCFSHKITRPDQKLSSDFDYSIVNPATGPLWIEDAEPGDVLKIHIDKITLDKQGVVEVFPGWGPLGGDVVESHTEIVPVSDRKGFFCGMELPLRPMIGVIGVAPEKEEIACGIPGVHGGNLDTIQMTEGATLRLPVFVPGAKLALGDLHAIMADGEVCGTGVEIRGEVTLSIDLEKRVNQATPVLENEEAFFILASGETLEVAIQRALKEAVPFIMKLKNLSWAQAYMYASVACDLSISQVVNPLKTVKVKICK
- a CDS encoding branched-chain amino acid ABC transporter permease, whose amino-acid sequence is MNKKTYTLIGSLLCLAILLFLANTFLRGYYLRLVILFAITSIVALGVNVTNGYTNIFSLGFGGTMMVAGYATALMTLPPAYKKAVLHLPLWLEQLQVAFPLALVIAGLLAVVASIILLLPAFRLEGQYFILASMGINIVMGNLAENLRGITHGDMGLRNIPAYTNIWWAYGILLLVIYAIHRLVHSRFGRGLIAISKDQQLASVMGVPVVKYKIISFAIGSFITGVGASLWVHLVLTMNPKAFSLVYVFQVVAMLAIGGIGTLSGPLIGAAILTIGTELLAPVQEGFTFLGCTVPPIFGFVNVFMALLLIVIMIFKPRGLMNGREIGSFICFSKKEGNSNGNSNIKG
- a CDS encoding ABC transporter ATP-binding protein, translating into MLKIKNVVAGYGKAEVLHGIELYVDAGEVVALVGPNGAGKTTTIRCVTGQLPIKQGLVTYKEKDISQIPAYQIVNLGICCSPEGRNVFGNLSVYENLKMGGYLIHGKQLYKEQLEWVYSLFPKLWERRDQLAESLSGGEQQMLAIGRAIMSKPSLLLLDEPSLGLAPVVVDQIYEKIEEISHEGASILLVEQNVRLALEISSRAYVMESGQIRLCGKSSELEKDSYIEQTYLGVK
- a CDS encoding DUF5058 family protein, with amino-acid sequence MPEAVLRAANDWVVWAIAIAIVVIVLIQSLLYIRLSFSTAERIGFPKEKCVQGLRAGAISAIGPSIAVFIVMVGMMSVVGGPITWLRLSIIGAAPTELTAATVGAEALGVKFGSADYDIQALATSWWTMTINGTGWLLVTALFTHKLEGLREKIGGGDAKWLAIVSGGAMLGCFGFLNSRNIMAGFKGLQAGTVGGGGPLYAAIGGLLGMVLMLCLAKKLTWLREYTLGIAMLIGMAVAVILV